A genomic window from Flavobacterium azooxidireducens includes:
- a CDS encoding GAF domain-containing protein, which yields MNLDALKPKISEISTLFDLSREEKLQKICQLLHDEVDYYNWVGFYFANHEAQTLHLGPYVGAETDHTVIPFGKGICGQVAVSNKNFVVPDVSAQENYIACSFTVKSEIVVPLFVNGKNIGQIDIDSHVLDPFSKKDEKFLEFVNEEVAKLF from the coding sequence ATGAATTTGGATGCCCTAAAACCAAAAATAAGTGAAATTTCAACTTTGTTTGATCTTTCACGAGAAGAAAAACTACAAAAAATTTGTCAGTTACTTCATGACGAAGTAGATTATTATAATTGGGTCGGATTTTATTTTGCCAATCACGAAGCCCAAACTCTGCATTTAGGACCATATGTTGGAGCAGAAACCGATCATACCGTTATTCCGTTTGGAAAAGGAATTTGCGGTCAAGTAGCCGTTTCCAACAAAAATTTTGTCGTCCCTGATGTTTCTGCCCAAGAAAATTATATCGCTTGTAGTTTTACCGTAAAGTCTGAAATTGTTGTTCCGCTTTTTGTAAACGGAAAAAACATTGGTCAAATCGATATCGACAGTCATGTGCTGGATCCATTCTCTAAAAAAGATGAAAAATTTCTGGAATTTGTAAACGAAGAAGTTGCAAAGTTGTTTTAG
- the rpsO gene encoding 30S ribosomal protein S15, whose protein sequence is MYLTKETKAEIFAKHGGKAENTGSTEGQVALFTFRIAHLTEHLKKNRHDYNTERSLVLLVGKRRSLLDYLKKKDVVKYRELIKELGIRK, encoded by the coding sequence ATGTATTTAACGAAAGAAACAAAAGCGGAAATCTTCGCAAAACACGGAGGAAAAGCTGAAAACACTGGTTCTACAGAAGGACAAGTTGCCCTTTTTACTTTTAGAATCGCTCACTTAACTGAGCATTTGAAAAAAAATCGTCATGATTACAACACTGAACGTTCATTAGTACTTTTAGTAGGTAAAAGAAGAAGTCTTCTTGACTACTTAAAGAAAAAAGATGTTGTAAAATATCGTGAGTTAATTAAAGAATTAGGAATTAGAAAATAA
- a CDS encoding polyribonucleotide nucleotidyltransferase, producing MIPNVTKEVIDLGDGRTISIETGKLAKQADGSVVVRLGDCMLLATAVSARTANPNVDFLPLTVDYREKFAAAGRFPGGFFKREARPSDSEVLTMRLVDRVLRPLFPDDYHAETQVMIQLMSHDENVMPDALAGLAASAALAVSDIPFYNLISEVRVARVDGKFIINPSRTQLEQSDIDMMIGASLDSVAMVEGEMKEISEKEMVEAIKFAHEAIKVQIHAQLRLQEAFGKKEIRTYEGEPEDEAVYAKVKAAAYDKCYAIAQAASGKSERTEKFALVKEECKALFTEEEYAENADLAGLVGKYYYKTNKEAVRNVILEKGIRLDGRKTTEIRPIWCEIDYLPSVHGSSLFTRGETQALATVTLGTSREANQIDSPSEQGEEKFYLHYNFPPFSTGEAKPLRGTSRREVGHGNLAQRALKNMIPAECPYTIRIVSEVLESNGSSSMATVCAGTMALMDAGVQMVKPVSGIAMGLITDGQKFAVLSDILGDEDHLGDMDFKVTGTADGITACQMDIKIDGLRYDIMEQALDQAREGRLHILSKLVETIATPREDVKKHAPKIIMRTIPGAFIGALIGPGGKVIQELQKATGTTIVINEVDEQGVVEILGTDPDGIAAVLAKIDSLLFKPQMGEAYEVKVIKMLDFGAVVEYTAAPGNEVLLHVSELAWERTENVTDVVNMGDIFQVKYLGVDPKTRKEKVSRKALLPRPPRSEENKITPKKD from the coding sequence ATGATTCCAAACGTAACGAAAGAAGTTATCGATTTAGGAGATGGAAGAACCATTTCGATCGAAACCGGAAAATTAGCGAAACAAGCAGACGGTTCTGTAGTGGTTCGCCTAGGCGATTGTATGCTTTTAGCTACAGCTGTTTCTGCCAGAACAGCAAATCCAAACGTAGATTTTTTACCTTTAACAGTAGATTATCGTGAAAAATTTGCTGCTGCAGGAAGATTTCCGGGTGGTTTTTTCAAAAGAGAAGCTCGTCCTAGCGACAGTGAAGTATTAACCATGCGTCTTGTTGACCGTGTTTTACGTCCACTTTTCCCGGATGATTATCATGCAGAAACACAAGTAATGATTCAATTAATGAGTCATGACGAAAATGTAATGCCTGATGCTTTGGCTGGTTTAGCAGCTTCTGCAGCTTTAGCAGTATCTGACATTCCTTTTTACAATTTAATTTCTGAAGTACGTGTTGCTCGTGTTGATGGAAAATTTATCATCAACCCAAGCAGAACTCAATTAGAACAATCAGACATCGATATGATGATTGGTGCTTCTTTGGATTCAGTAGCCATGGTGGAAGGTGAAATGAAAGAAATTTCAGAAAAAGAAATGGTGGAAGCCATTAAATTTGCTCACGAAGCTATCAAAGTTCAAATTCATGCTCAATTGCGTTTACAAGAAGCTTTTGGCAAAAAAGAAATTAGAACTTACGAAGGTGAACCTGAAGATGAAGCAGTTTATGCCAAAGTAAAAGCAGCTGCGTATGACAAATGTTATGCAATTGCTCAAGCAGCTTCCGGAAAAAGCGAAAGAACTGAAAAATTTGCTTTAGTGAAAGAAGAGTGTAAAGCTTTATTTACTGAAGAAGAATATGCAGAAAATGCAGACTTAGCCGGTTTAGTTGGAAAATATTACTACAAAACAAACAAAGAAGCTGTTCGTAATGTAATTCTTGAAAAAGGAATTCGTTTAGACGGAAGAAAAACAACTGAAATCAGACCAATTTGGTGTGAAATCGATTATTTGCCATCTGTTCACGGTTCATCTTTATTTACACGTGGTGAAACACAAGCTTTAGCTACTGTAACTTTAGGAACTTCAAGAGAAGCAAATCAAATTGACTCTCCATCAGAACAAGGTGAAGAAAAATTCTACTTGCACTATAACTTCCCTCCTTTCTCAACCGGTGAAGCAAAACCGTTAAGAGGAACATCCAGAAGAGAAGTTGGTCATGGAAACTTGGCTCAACGTGCTTTAAAAAATATGATTCCTGCCGAATGTCCTTACACAATCAGAATTGTTTCTGAAGTTTTAGAATCAAACGGTTCTTCTTCTATGGCAACAGTTTGTGCAGGAACAATGGCTTTAATGGATGCAGGAGTTCAAATGGTAAAACCTGTTTCAGGTATTGCGATGGGATTGATTACAGATGGTCAAAAATTTGCTGTTTTGTCTGATATTTTAGGTGATGAAGATCACTTAGGTGATATGGACTTTAAAGTAACCGGAACAGCAGACGGAATCACCGCTTGTCAAATGGATATCAAAATTGACGGATTGCGTTATGACATCATGGAGCAAGCGTTAGATCAAGCTCGTGAAGGTCGTTTACATATTTTAAGCAAATTGGTTGAAACGATTGCTACTCCGAGAGAAGATGTTAAGAAACACGCTCCAAAAATCATCATGCGTACCATTCCGGGTGCTTTCATTGGTGCATTAATAGGACCTGGAGGAAAAGTAATTCAAGAATTACAAAAAGCTACCGGAACAACGATTGTTATTAACGAAGTAGATGAGCAAGGTGTTGTTGAAATCTTAGGAACAGATCCGGATGGAATTGCAGCAGTTTTAGCTAAAATTGATTCGTTACTATTCAAACCACAAATGGGTGAAGCTTACGAAGTAAAAGTAATTAAAATGTTAGATTTTGGTGCTGTTGTAGAATATACTGCCGCTCCAGGAAACGAAGTTTTATTACACGTTTCTGAGTTAGCTTGGGAAAGAACCGAAAATGTAACCGATGTGGTAAACATGGGCGATATATTCCAAGTGAAATACTTAGGCGTAGATCCAAAAACAAGAAAAGAGAAAGTGTCAAGAAAAGCTCTTTTGCCAAGACCTCCAAGATCAGAAGAAAATAAAATTACGCCTAAAAAGGATTAA
- a CDS encoding TonB-dependent receptor, with protein sequence MTSSIQRTILLLHLLCLTTVLGQEYSITGKIIDENKTGIEGTEIILLSEGNIVNSAITDSDGNFTIKNKPGLYSLRFYFVGTVIYQTDFNLDKNIDLGTLESFDNSTQLREVEVTSKKRVIENKVDRTVFNVENSIRSTGSDGFELLKGTPGVFISGNQIGIVGKSTVSVMIDDKMVNLSGNELINYLRGISSENIKNIEVITTPPAKYDAQGNSGLINIKLKKAPEDSWAVNLRNYYMQNSYPSYLGGVSFTFNKNKLSLFTDYIRQTGHDKYWENLSNQFETESWEGSTKRKDTRDINRLAFTLDYKISDKASIGTKYIGLLDNPDTADRNITAVRDNSSNDITSTFYTNGFNKNESSNHTLNVYYVQKLDTLGKQISVDFDYFKYTDDQNRVFTTSEFSPENVQIGSSFIANNTSLQDILNYSGKIDFDLPTKWATYGFGGKLSFVKNKSDIAFFNLSSGTPILDINQTNDFDYSENTQSAYVNFKKSLSEKWQTQIGFRYENTIVEGTTTSLDVTQNQENNFSYDRIFPTMYLTYTPNENHNFSVNYSKRIGRPIFWHLNPFKVYINSFTYAEGNPFLQPSFTDNYEINYNFKENLSFKIYYSNTIDGSMQLPIVETNDNETTLRYFRDNYVDRYQFGGTITYYFDKISWWESSNTINGYNNVTAFIKDVPTEARNGFQYHFYTYNTFNLNKNKSLKAEVNYEFHSARRDYYFSATQYNKLDLGLRYSIKEKGLNFILMASDVFRSYQADFTSVVNNVGQLNNSYYDERKILLGVTYKFGNKKLTVNQRETGNEEIKDRLK encoded by the coding sequence ATGACTTCCTCAATACAAAGAACAATACTTCTTCTTCATTTACTATGTTTAACAACTGTTTTAGGCCAGGAATATTCAATTACAGGAAAAATTATCGACGAGAACAAAACAGGTATTGAAGGAACAGAAATTATATTGTTGAGTGAGGGAAACATAGTTAATTCTGCCATTACTGATAGTGATGGAAACTTTACTATTAAAAATAAACCGGGTTTATATTCTCTTCGTTTTTATTTTGTTGGAACAGTTATTTATCAAACTGATTTTAACCTCGATAAAAATATCGATTTAGGTACGCTTGAATCTTTCGACAATTCTACGCAATTGAGAGAAGTTGAAGTTACCTCCAAAAAACGGGTTATTGAAAACAAAGTAGACCGAACAGTCTTTAATGTAGAAAACAGTATCCGTTCTACCGGCAGCGATGGTTTTGAATTACTAAAAGGTACACCAGGTGTGTTTATTTCAGGAAATCAAATTGGCATTGTTGGAAAAAGTACTGTTAGTGTAATGATTGATGATAAAATGGTCAATTTATCCGGTAACGAATTAATCAATTATTTGCGAGGTATTAGTTCAGAAAATATCAAAAACATTGAAGTAATTACAACTCCACCGGCAAAATATGATGCACAGGGAAACAGTGGTTTAATCAATATCAAATTAAAAAAAGCTCCCGAAGATTCTTGGGCAGTAAATCTTCGTAATTATTACATGCAAAATTCGTATCCTTCCTATTTGGGCGGAGTGAGTTTTACTTTTAATAAAAATAAATTAAGTCTTTTTACCGATTACATCAGACAAACCGGACATGATAAATATTGGGAAAACTTATCTAACCAATTTGAAACAGAAAGTTGGGAAGGAAGCACCAAAAGAAAAGACACCCGCGACATCAATCGACTAGCCTTTACATTAGATTATAAAATTTCTGATAAAGCCAGTATTGGAACAAAATACATCGGATTACTCGACAATCCGGATACGGCCGACAGAAATATCACGGCTGTTAGAGATAATTCTTCCAACGACATTACTTCTACTTTTTATACAAATGGTTTCAATAAAAATGAAAGTTCTAATCACACGTTAAACGTTTACTATGTTCAAAAACTTGACACATTAGGCAAACAAATTTCGGTTGATTTTGATTATTTTAAATATACAGATGATCAAAACAGAGTTTTTACAACCAGTGAATTTTCACCTGAAAATGTTCAAATTGGTTCAAGTTTTATCGCTAATAACACAAGCTTGCAAGACATTTTAAACTACAGCGGAAAAATAGATTTCGATTTACCAACCAAATGGGCAACCTATGGTTTTGGTGGAAAGTTAAGCTTTGTAAAAAACAAAAGTGATATTGCTTTTTTTAATCTCTCCAGCGGAACTCCAATTTTAGACATTAATCAAACTAACGATTTTGATTATTCTGAAAACACGCAATCTGCCTATGTAAACTTTAAAAAATCACTCAGCGAAAAATGGCAAACACAAATCGGTTTTCGGTATGAAAACACAATTGTTGAGGGCACAACAACTTCACTGGATGTCACACAAAATCAGGAAAACAATTTCAGTTACGACCGTATTTTTCCAACGATGTATCTCACTTATACCCCAAACGAAAACCACAATTTTTCAGTTAATTACAGCAAACGAATTGGTCGCCCTATCTTTTGGCATTTGAATCCGTTTAAAGTGTATATAAATTCATTTACCTACGCAGAAGGAAATCCATTTCTACAACCCTCGTTTACAGACAATTATGAAATAAATTACAATTTCAAAGAAAACCTAAGTTTCAAAATTTATTATTCCAATACAATTGACGGAAGTATGCAACTACCCATCGTTGAAACAAACGATAACGAAACAACATTACGCTATTTCAGAGATAATTACGTAGATCGATACCAATTTGGTGGTACTATCACTTACTATTTTGATAAAATTTCTTGGTGGGAAAGTTCAAACACAATCAATGGCTACAACAATGTAACAGCCTTTATCAAAGATGTTCCCACTGAAGCAAGAAATGGATTTCAATATCATTTTTACACTTACAATACATTCAACTTAAACAAAAACAAATCACTCAAAGCCGAGGTAAACTATGAATTTCATAGTGCCCGAAGAGATTACTATTTTTCCGCCACACAATACAACAAACTCGATCTTGGACTTCGTTATTCTATCAAAGAAAAAGGATTGAACTTTATTCTAATGGCTTCCGATGTTTTCAGAAGTTACCAAGCCGATTTCACTAGTGTTGTAAATAATGTTGGACAACTCAACAACAGCTATTATGACGAAAGAAAAATTTTATTGGGTGTAACCTATAAATTTGGAAATAAAAAACTTACAGTAAACCAACGAGAAA